TTTGGGGAGGGGCAGTGTCCACAAGATCTGGGGACCTGTCTTCTGCTGAGTGACTCAGGCTTGACACAGAGGGATTGGACCTTTGGTGTGAGAGCCCTGTGAGTGAGGATGGACCTGGGACAGGACTTGGGAGTGAGCAGAGTAACTGGGATGTATCCCCATGGGGTTACTTGTATTGAGGTCTTTTTCTCAGGACCATCATCCATGGGATCACACTTAAACCATAGCTTTTTGCCTTTCCATGCCTACTCCCTTAAATGATCCCCAAACACTTGTGTGGTGTTAGTAGTGTGAGAATAAAGCAACAGGGTGGTGTTTGCCCTCTTCTGATGCCTGTGAGGGATTATGGTCAGGAGTTTCAGGTTGGGGTCAGTGACAGAGTTGTATCTATGGTGACAATCAATTCCAAGTAGACATCTTAGGATGAGTACCAAAACTTTCCTCTCTCAATATGTACTGAGAGGTCCCCTTTGAAAGATGAGCATGAGGCACAGGGAGGAAGATAGACTTCAGATGcatggacatttattttttcttttaaaaaggcttGGTTTCTATTATGGGATTATATTTCCCCATGGTACAATTTACATTAGTTAAATTGACTCTATCATTTTGAATTCTCTAGTATCTAATGTCTGGAACTGATTCCAAAGGTCACCATACTTCATACAACATAAAGACTCTTGCCTACACAGAATCTCTGTTGCAGAAATAAAttttgatcctgggaccaggtGTTTCTGTGTTCCTTAAATCAATAGAGCTTCTCCTCAGAATAACATTTTTGGTGTATGGATTCTTCTTCCTCacatttttgcattttgtatGGTTTCTCCACAGTGTGAattatgaagttttatttattgctcAGTGCTTTCCAGAATTCATTATTTCATAGGGCTTCTTTCCTGTGTGGATTTTCTAATGTGTAATGTGATGAGGTTTGTTTCTTGCTGAGAGTGCTTTTATAGGGTTTTCTCTCATCCAGTGAGCTCTGATATCCAAAGGAAGGTGTTCTTgtagtctttttttccctcttgatgTTTCTCCCAGTATGAACTCCCCGATGTGCAAAAAATGGTGACTTCTAGTTGAAAActtcaccacatttttttttacgtATTTGTGGTTTTCCCCACTTTAAACTCTGTAACTTAGAGTTTGGATGATTTCTTAGTGGAACTTTTCTACATTTAGAGGATTTCTCCCTAGTGTGAGGTTTCTGCCTTAGAGTCTTGGCTTTCtactgaaggctttcccacattccccCATGTTTGTTCATACTGGGCTCTCTGATGTGAATGCTTTGTCACACAGCAGGTTCTGGCTCCTTCTTAGGGCATCTCATATCCAGTCCAATTGTAGATGATTTCCACAGCATGTACCATTTTGTGTGCAGTGAGGAATCCTCTATTACTAAAGGTGTTATCATATGTAGCATACTTGTGAGGTTTCTCTCCTTTAGGAGTTTTCTAATGTATACAAAGTCTGGAATCCTAGAAGAAGGCTTTTCTACAATCAGTGTGTACCAATTTGATCATTTGATGTCCAGCAAGGGGTTGACAACTTCCTAAAGGTCTTCCCATGCTATTTACATGCATAGTTTTGCCTTCTGTGAGGTTCAATCAATTTGAAACCCTGAATAAAggtgtttttttcaaatttgtagaATTTATAAGGCATTCTTCCTGTGTGCTTCTTTTATGCTGAATAAGAACTGGGCTGTGCTTGTCGACTTTCTCACATCCATTGCCCCTGAATAATTTCTCCCCAGTATGACTTACATGTTCCCATGACAACGGTGCTCTGGATTGGAGGCTTTCCCACATTACAATTACAGTGTTCTCTCCAATATGAATTCTCTAAAGCAGAAGATTACGTTTTGGTATAAACTTTTATTCACCTATTCATAAAGGTATCATCTGTGTTCAATGTGTGGAGACTTGTATAAGGAGGGCTTCTCTTACATTAACTATATGCTTATGTCTTTTCACTAATGTGAGTTTTTTCTAACACATCTATTACATTTACTGTAGCTTTGTCACATTTATTACATTGTGTGCTCTTTAGAAATTTCCTCAAAATTCATTACTTTTGTTGTCTCTCACTCAAGGAATTCTTGTTGAATAAATGTAACTTTTCCCAGAAGTTTGACTTGGGTTTTCTGCTGCTTTTTCATGTAATTACCAATTTGGAAGACTCCTTCCAAACTGGAATAAAGTGCACAATTCCAGGTGAATCTTTCCACTATCATATTATAGAATAAAACCTCTTCAGAAATACTCCATTATATTgccatctttttttccctaaatatgaAAAATTCCCAAGTGTAAATATCTCTTGTCTCTTGGGCTTTGAGGAAGGAAGCCTCCTGCAGTAATGGACAGAATATTGACAGCTATAGAAGACTGGCAGTTTCAGAGATGACCTTTCAGCCTGTGGAGCAAAGGGTAGGAACCAAGATGGGGTGCAGCTCTGAAAGTAGAGACACTGAAGGGAGGCTTGGATGAAAGTCAGCCAAGGGTGTGGAGGGACCGGGTTTGGGCACTGTGAGCCTCATTGCTTCATTCGTGGATTGCTGTACTGGGATACTAACTAGTATCTGCTTCCTGTGTCTTTCCCCCCATCCCACACACCAATATCAAGATCATCATTCTGAGGCACCGGCTCCCCACACTTTTAGGGACACAGCTATGGGCCCTGCCCTCTTCCAGTACCTGTATCTGACTGCGATTCATTCTTGCTTGCGGAATCAGAAATAGCAAGAAGGGCACATGGGTCCAGCCCCACATGCTGTTCACTGATATAATCTGGCTGATGAAGTATTTTTAGTTTATTCTATCAGGGCTATAGAATGTTGAACTTATCCATACTATCAACTTCTGAGGGTCCCCCCCCCATCCTGATCTGGCAGATAGGAAACTTTCCAGGGGCCACAGACTTTTTCTTGCTCCTGACACTGAAGACTTCTCTCAGTCGGCTTTTGTGTCTAGAAATTGTACAGAGTCAAGGTTAAGACTTCTTGAGATCAATGCCAGCTCTGCCATGTTAGTTAAGTGATGTCAGGCAAGATGATTAGCCTCTCCCACCATTGCTGACAGCCAGAGTCTCCTTGATCCCTGAAGAGATGCCCAAATCATTGACCTCATTTCCCTACACCCACCCTCCCAGTCCTACCAGTCACTGCCACGCAGACCCCACTCATTATGCAAACCCCTCAGCTGACCCATCTTAAACCCCATCTCAGAACCCCCAAATAGCATTCCTTCTTCAAAACTGCTCTCTAGATAAATCTGTGCTGAATTTCCctgataaaaatatgaattctatTCATATTTCTTCACACCAGTTTGGCTGTGAAGGGTTTTGAAGGCTTTGCTTCCCATGGTTGGCCAAGGAAGGCCACTGAAAGGGTTTACAGAAGTGAGTGCCATGGATGGATCTGTGGAGTGGACAAAGTCACTGGTGGCTGGGGTGGGAAGTGGCCTGGAGGGGACCAGAAACATTGGTGAGGAACCTGAGGCAAAGCACTAAGAGGAATCTGGTATATCCTCACCTGCAAATATTTATAACTCCATTTTCCCCCTATCACAATGGCTAGAAATGATAACATTAGGCAACAGTGAGCAATGATGTACATTGGTTGAAGTATATTGCCAAAATAAAGTAGCAATTGAATCTTACATGGTTAAGTTTTTAAGTTTCTGCATTTAAACTTTTCCAATGTTGGAACTTCTTGTTCACTGTGAGGGAAATCAATTGGGAAATACCAAGCTAATTGGATAATTTCCAATATTTATTATGCTCTGGTGAAATTTATATATCAATAGCAATCATGTGTAGCTTAGAAGTTTGAAGCACAAAACCTGATGACTAGCAATAGCTTGTTTAGAGTGCCAGCAAAGGAGCTCCAGTGGCGCAATCGGTTAGCGCGCGGTACTTATACAGAGTGCCAGCAAAGCTTACCTCCATGGCTGGTGGGGTTATGGTCCTGCCTTTTCTCATAGAACACCATCAGGCTTGCTAATGTAAGCCCTGATTCTGGGCTCCACGcacacctctttatttttttttaattttttatttatttatgatagtcacagagagagagagagagagagagagagaggcagagacacaggcagagggagaagcaggctccatgcaccaagagcccgacgtgggattcgatcccgggtctccaggatcgcgccctgggccaaaggcaggcgccaaacagctgcgccacccagggatccccacccacACCTCTTTAAAGGCACTTAACCaggggctcagtctgttaagcgcctgccttcagctcaggttgcaatcccagggtcctgaaatggagccccacatcaggctccctgctcagtgctctctctcaaacaaaatcttaaaaaaataataaaggcactTAACCAGCCCCAGCTAGTTCCTGCCTGTGTGTCCAAATCTCTTTCCCTGTCTCAGTCAACTGTGCTTTGTGATTATTGTTGATTAATTCTAGTAAAGCCTGATGCAACCACATGATCATTATAGCTCTCTTTTGTGGTACCCCACCTGTGTCCTCATCCCacaaactaaaattattttgctaATTAATGGCTTCATTTTGCAATACTTGCCTTCCATATTTAAGTTCCATAAAAGCAGTATCTAGATGTGTGCATACCCTCTGTGTATGTACTATGCTTGGCAGAAACTATCGAGGGCTATTGTTCTCTAGCTGCTAGCTTTGGCTTTCTGCTTTTGGAATACCTCCAGAAGCGTGCTCCTAGTATTTACTCTCATTTGGCCTGCATCCAGGACCCACCATGGGTTATCAGGCTGTGCCCGCGAGTTATCCAGGACTGACTGTTGTTTGTGAACCCACAGTTCTTATACTCTCAGGTTAGAGGAGCACCCAGACCCTTTATACCTTGCCAACCCAGGGCAGAGGAAATGTCTTTTTGTGGAAGAAGTGAGTATGGAAAACCATGCAACTGGAGACTTGCTGCAATAGTCTCCCATCCATCAATAGTCAGATCAGCCCCACTCCAACATCTGGAGTCAAGCAGTCCTGCAGGGTGAACTAGAATGTGTCCACGAAGGAGAGAACTGAGTGCAGCAGGTAGGCATGTGTGCCTTGGGGCTGCACTGCTTGGGTCAAGTCCTCCAATCATGCATGTTACCAGCTGTGCAActtctgaaatgttttttaacCTCTGTGTCCAACTTTCAAGTGGGGATGGGGCAGTCTCATGTAATTGTGAGGACTGAGTTAATACATGCTTACAACAGAACCTGGCCTGAAGGATGTCCTCAAATATTAACTGCTTTCCCCAGCAACTGGGGATACAACTCTTTATATTCCACAGCCTGAACTATGGTTTCTGGAGCCAGGTAGGTTTGGATGCTCATTGTAGGCAGTTAGGGCCATATAAAGACAAAAACACTTGGAAACACTACTTTTGGCCACGACTTAACGATAACCAGGTAACACAAATGCAGCCTGTACCTCTGAGGGCACTgaacttttctcatttattttcagaaagacaCACTAATGGATTATTCTATGGCaacaatattttaagaatagTGATGAGTGGTAGACAGGGTGAGGAGGAATATGCCCAACTGACCAAATCCTGGCCCAAGCAGAGAGTGGTCATTAGCACACCAAGAGAAGTTCATGAGTGACGGGAAACAATCAAaccttgtatattttcttttcccttcacaaACTggtataaaaatactaaaagtaaaaatatcaccaaaaatatatttagcagAAGTGGAGGTGGGGCCAGAAGCTGGGACCCCTCCCACTGTAGGCTAGAGTAGGGCAGGAGGGTTTTATGGTCCACATCGCCTTGCTGACTAGAAGGAAGGGGAGGGCAAAGTGCAGAGGGGGTAGGAAAGAAGACAGCTGGAGGCAATGCACTTAGAGGAAATTTATGTTTAAGGgaattaaattgttttcttaaccAAAGATGCATGCAGTTTCGGACTGTCTTGTTCTGAAACTCTGGGGCTCAGGCACAGTAACTGTGAAGCCCCAGTCTGCTGGGGGTCAAGGTGCCATTCTAAAAGCTGTTGCTGAATATGGAGGAAGGGATGGTCTTGGGTAGACACTGCTGTCAGAGCTAGGCTAACTCAGGTGGCGAGGGAGAACCCAGGTGCCAAATCTATCAGTTGGAGACGGGAAAACCTGATACGAGAGCATTAGAGGAATGTGTAAAGAGAAACTGGGAGCAATTATTTTTCCCCAAGACCTGGCAGTTTCAGGGGTGTGCACAGGAGTCCACAGTGAGGAATTTAGCAAAGTCTAAGTGCTAATCCTCTTCTCCAACCCTTGCCCTGAGTTTGCCCACAGGCTGTTTGATTCCACAGGAGGCCAGGGGAGCTCTGATGTGGGAGATGGGTTCTAGGTCTGCTCCTTTGGCTCCTCTCTCTTCGGTCCCtatgagggggtggggagactggCTCATTCATTATCTTGATATGGTGTAGTCATGAGGGTGCTGGAAACTCTGTGCATTGACAGGGCAGGGAGGAGTCCCAGATTGAGGGCCTTTCAGCTGCACTGCTCCTGATGCAGGAACAGCTGCTGGGGCCATCACTGGGATGAAGGAGACTCTCAGAGGGCAGCAGGTCTTGGCCATGGCTCAACTGCAGGTGCCCAAGAAAAACTAGTTAACAATAAACTCACTCAAGCAGGGTTCCACAGGGATTCAAGGTAAGGGTGATTATTAGGACCAGCCAGGCCATAGGGTTAGTTCTGAAGGCAGCGATCTGTAGCAGTGAGCAGATCTTGAAGTATATTGTGGCATCTGGGTCTGCTAGGCCTGTGAGGCTGTAGGTGAGCATGTGCTGGCCCAGCCTACAAAGGGCTCCCAGTCACCCCCCAAAATGCTGCTCCACCTGCAGCTTCATAGGGAAGAAAGTATGACCTGCTGATCACCTCACAGGAGATGCCTGCCCACATTGGTGGCCTTTATTTGATGCAAGCCGAATTTAGAGAACTTAGGCTTCAGAGCTTCTGGAAGCTTCCAACTCTGTGTTCAACCTGGAGTCCACTGATGCCACCAGGATAGACTGTCCTCTTCTGTAACTTGAAGTCGAGGTGCAGTATCTGGGGGGCCAGTGGGCTGCCCAACTTGGACACCTCCACGGACCAAGGACCTGCCACTCCATTTCCCAGAGCAACGGCTGAACTTGCTCTGCCATTTTCATGATGTGGTATGTTCCGGTTTGCAGTACAGCAGGCTCCCCATTCTTtgtggtggggaaggggacagTGCTAGAAGAGGTGGTGTATGTGAAGGCACACACGTTGTTTTATCTCTGATTTCTACTGAGAGCAATGAAGGACCCAAGATGGAAAAGGAACTATACCTGCAGGAACAGAGTATTACTAAAACTTTTGAGCATGGACAGTGCCCTGCCAGAGAACATCATAATGCTTTTGACCACCTCCTGACCCATGGAATGACCCCACAGATAGCTCACCACTCTCAAAATGGCAGTCTTTAAATAGTGGGGTAACACAGAAGGACGAGGGGAAATCCCTACTTTTAAATGCAAAAGCAGAAATTCAAAGCTGTTTATCTGTGAACACAGTTGATACTTTCAGGAAATTGGACACAAAAGGGCAGGGACTAGGATACAGTGGTTCATattccgggggtggggggtaacaAATATATACTCTAGTGCAATAGGCACAGAGGACAGTCACCCAAGGGAAACAGAATGGGCCAGGGTTTCTGAGAACTGGCTTTGGGGCTCTAACTTCTTGTGTCAGTTGCACATTAGGAAATGGCAAGTCACAGAAGTGGAGGTGGCCTAGAACACCACTAGGTGGTTGCACTGTCATGTCTGAAGCTGATCAGGCCTGACCACTGTGTGTGGGGAAGTACTGCAGAATAACTGGAGGTAATGTCTACACAAACTAAGCCCCTACCTGAAGGTACCATCCCAGTGTCAGAGttgaggtgaggcccagaggaacTGTGTAATTCAAGAAGCTTGATTGACCTCtgcctcccggggcgggggggggggggtctagaGTTCTGAAAGTTGGGTCTGGGTGCTACATCCAGAATCACGGACTGTGTACGAAGCTAGGTCACCACATTCCCCAATGGAAAATGGGGTGATAATAAGTGACACGAGGTCACCGGTTAGGAGGTGCTAAATCAAGAGACCCACTATTCAAATGAGCTGTCCCAGAAGAATACAGGTAAGCAGCCAGTGGACATGTAAGTCGGGGAGATCTGACAAGATGGTTTGAAACAGAAGGTGGGAAACATAATTTAACTCTGGGGCCAATGCATGCGTGACTGCACTTTCCTTATGCTGGGAAAGTGGGTGGGGCGAGAACAAAGGGTTCCATTAAAAGTAGAAACCCTCTTATATAAGAGAAGTGAATGAAATGCTTATAGAccaatttcttactttttttcttcctttgcttcttgATCTGATCTTTTACAATTTTACAATCTCTCTTAAGAGTCAAAATGCAAATTTGATCAACTTATTTCTATCTTGCTAATGAAGCTTCATTTTGGTCATGATACTTGATAATTTAGGCTAAATAAATATTACTGCTATTAAATTGAGGCAGTTCTGAACTAGGAGGAATGCATGCCATTCTTAAATTCTCAAACCCATAATACCATGAAGGTTGATTTTCAGTAAATAAAAAGACCATCTTCAGGTAAGCTTTCATGGCTATTTTCTGGAACGAACACTCTTACATTCAATAATGAACATACTTAGTCTCAAAGCTCTGCCATATAAACTATAATCCTATCACTTTTCTCCAATGTGATGTCTCTGATGCTGAATGAGGTTTGCAGTCTGGTTGAAAGCTTTCccacatttattacatttatagggcttctctcctgtgtgaatcCTCTGATGTTGGGTAAGGTGTGTGCTTCGAATAAAGGCTTTGCCacagattttacatttataaggttTTTCTCTAGTGTGGATTCTCTTATGTTGAGTGAGGGCTGAATGGTCACTGAAGGCTTTCTCacatatattacatgtataaggtttctccccagtatgaattctctgatgttggGCTAGGGCTGATTGGTCCCTAAAGGCTTTCTCACACAAACCACATCTGTacggtttctctccagtgtgaattttCCGATGTCGAGCAAAGGATGAATTATCCctgaaagctttcccacattcactacacttataaggtttctctccagtatgaattctctgatgttcaGTAAGAGAAGAGTTCACcctgaaggccttcccacattcgtTACATTCAaagggcttctctccagtgtgaattctttGATGCTGAAGAAAACTTGTGCTCTGattaaaggctttcccacattcattacatttatagGGCTTCTCTCCACTATGAATATTCTGGTGTTTGGTAAGATGTGCCCTGCACACAAAGGCTTTGTCACATATGTTACATTTAAaaggcttctctccagtgtgTATTCTATGATGGTGGGCAAGGTGTATGTTTCGGATAAAAGCTTTTCCACATAAGTTGCATTCAAAAGGTTTCTCTCCGGTGTGAATTTTCTGGTGGTAAGTAAGTGAGGAACTCACGGAGAAGGCCttgccacattccttacattcatacgGTTTCTCGCCAGTGTGAATTCTTTGGTGATGGATGAGGTGTGTACTCTGATgaaaggctttcccacactctCTACATTCATATCGTTTCTCTTTAATAACAGTTTTCCGATTTGCATTAAGTTTTTCAGTATGGACTTTCTGATGTTTATTAAGGGTTGAACTCTTAGTGAAGACTTTTCCACACTCACTACACTCGAAGGCTTTTTTGCTATATTGAAATCTCTGACTCTGAACAAAAGATGAGCCCACAGTGTAGTGCTTCCCAGGTTCATCTCCTGCCTGGGCGCTGAAGACAGAGGGGGTTTTCTGGTGAGCAAGTGCCACCTGGCCTCCATACTGCCATTTCAATAGGCCATCACATTTCCAGTGACTATCGTCTTGGTCAGGAATATCCACCTTGGGAGTAGATTTCTTACTCACAGGTGTTGTCATCCAGTCTGAAAGACAACAAACATAAACATATCTGTTTTATCTAGTTGGGGTAAGAAGATGAGCCTGTGTATAATGCTACCAAAGAGACTACGGTTTTGAAGGCTTCCTGAAGTGATGatcagaaaggaaagggaagagaggtgAACAGAGGATGTGGCAGGAAGGGGTTGACTTAATGTAAAATGTATGCAGCAGGATAGCTTGGGAGCTTGAGTAAAGAAGCCACAGGCCTAGGTTGGGATTCTGAGTAcaatattttctttgtgattacaGAGAAGTTGCCGGACTTTCTAAGCCTCCAAAGCCTACACAGACCCTACTATACTAATAGATTAGAAAAAAGGTACCTTGTCTATTTTAGTGGTATGGTCTTTAAAATAACCTAGATGTGTCCTCAAGAAACCAGGGAAACTAGTGGTTAGCACTTGGTAGAAAAGTAATTCAACTCCCATAACTACTAAAAgcaacatttttatgttttatagactCATTTTAGCATTCAGATGGGTAGTAAAAAAGCCACTATGAAGGATGCATAAAACACTCGTATCTACTAATAAAATGAGGACCTCCTACTACTGGTAAGGAAGTAAAGTCTTTAAACCTCTATGAATAATGTAacatctatatgaggaaaacacACCTCAAGGATGTATATGTGAAGGCGGAAAATGAGAAACATAGCAGCCAATCTGCCTGGATATACCCAATATATCTTAGAGGGTGAGGCCCTGGCCCCGGGCTGTATACCAGTCGCCAGACATGGGACTCTGCAACTGGGCTAAGAGCCATGGTCCCGTGTGTTACCTGACAGAATGCTTTCTCTTCCCATAGACACATTCTGTACTTTCTCAACAATTGTCTCATTTGGTT
This sequence is a window from Canis aureus isolate CA01 chromosome 10, VMU_Caureus_v.1.0, whole genome shotgun sequence. Protein-coding genes within it:
- the ZNF454 gene encoding zinc finger protein 454, encoding MAVQHLPTMVQESVTFKDVVVLFTRDEWAQLNPIQRALYRDVMLENYSNLVSLGLLGPQPDAFSQLGKEEEWMLEDTSGGFCVDWMTTPVSKKSTPKVDIPDQDDSHWKCDGLLKWQYGGQVALAHQKTPSVFSAQAGDEPGKHYTVGSSFVQSQRFQYSKKAFECSECGKVFTKSSTLNKHQKVHTEKLNANRKTVIKEKRYECRECGKAFHQSTHLIHHQRIHTGEKPYECKECGKAFSVSSSLTYHQKIHTGEKPFECNLCGKAFIRNIHLAHHHRIHTGEKPFKCNICDKAFVCRAHLTKHQNIHSGEKPYKCNECGKAFNQSTSFLQHQRIHTGEKPFECNECGKAFRVNSSLTEHQRIHTGEKPYKCSECGKAFRDNSSFARHRKIHTGEKPYRCGLCEKAFRDQSALAQHQRIHTGEKPYTCNICEKAFSDHSALTQHKRIHTREKPYKCKICGKAFIRSTHLTQHQRIHTGEKPYKCNKCGKAFNQTANLIQHQRHHIGEK